One Bacteroidota bacterium DNA segment encodes these proteins:
- a CDS encoding ABC transporter permease, which yields MKSTTLIKVASQSILKNKMRTLLTMLGIIIGVGAVLVMVAIGEGAQSQIQDQIDNLGTNMIVITPGSSTQSGVSQGAQSLNRLTIDDAEKLKQESPYLAAVSPVITTRTQAIGGQGNWRATINGVSSDYQVIRDWNVVSGRYFDQNDIRASRKVAVIGKTVSDILFSDSDPVGQQIQLRNVPFEIIGVLEEKGQTASGTDQDDVILAPYTTVQNRLAGRQFIGQILASTFSPEDIASAQTDIQLIMRESHKLADWESDDFTVRNQTDLAETAQGTTEVMTMLLAAIASISLLVGGIGIMNIMLVSVTERTREIGIRMAIGARDSDVLTQFLVESIVMSVIGGLIGVGIGFGSAALLGYVVGWATVVSSETVLLALVFSAGVGVFFGFYPARKAAALNPIEALRYQ from the coding sequence ATGAAAAGTACAACGCTCATTAAAGTAGCTTCGCAAAGCATTCTTAAGAATAAAATGCGGACCCTGTTGACGATGCTTGGCATCATTATCGGTGTTGGGGCCGTGCTCGTTATGGTTGCCATTGGTGAAGGTGCACAGTCACAAATCCAGGATCAGATCGACAACCTGGGGACCAATATGATTGTTATAACCCCGGGTTCAAGCACACAGAGCGGTGTTAGCCAGGGTGCACAGAGCTTGAACCGTCTTACCATCGACGACGCAGAAAAACTGAAGCAAGAAAGCCCGTACCTCGCCGCTGTCTCACCGGTAATCACTACCCGTACGCAAGCTATTGGCGGGCAGGGAAACTGGCGTGCAACCATCAACGGCGTCTCATCAGACTATCAGGTAATCCGCGACTGGAACGTCGTTTCTGGCCGATACTTCGACCAGAATGATATACGTGCCTCACGTAAAGTAGCTGTCATTGGCAAGACCGTATCCGACATCCTCTTCTCTGATTCTGATCCCGTCGGACAGCAAATCCAGTTACGCAACGTCCCCTTTGAAATCATCGGGGTACTGGAAGAAAAAGGCCAGACGGCTTCGGGAACAGATCAGGATGATGTGATTCTGGCACCGTACACAACGGTCCAAAACCGGCTTGCTGGACGGCAGTTTATCGGCCAAATTTTAGCCAGCACGTTTTCTCCAGAAGACATAGCTTCAGCGCAGACAGATATCCAGCTGATCATGCGTGAGAGCCACAAACTTGCCGATTGGGAGAGCGATGATTTCACCGTACGCAACCAGACGGACCTGGCAGAGACTGCGCAAGGGACCACAGAAGTAATGACCATGCTCCTGGCTGCCATCGCCTCCATCTCGTTGCTGGTTGGCGGTATCGGCATTATGAATATCATGTTGGTGTCCGTAACTGAAAGAACGCGAGAGATTGGTATTAGAATGGCAATTGGTGCGCGAGACAGCGACGTCTTGACTCAATTTCTGGTAGAAAGCATCGTTATGAGCGTGATCGGAGGTCTTATAGGCGTTGGGATTGGCTTTGGCAGTGCTGCACTACTGGGTTATGTTGTGGGATGGGCCACTGTTGTATCGTCTGAGACCGTTTTACTCGCATTGGTTTTTTCAGCCGGCGTTGGTGTTTTCTTTGGCTTCTATCCAGCCCGGAAAGCTGCTGCCCTCAACCCGATTGAAGCCTTACGCTATCAATGA
- a CDS encoding TetR/AcrR family transcriptional regulator, with translation MPKARLFDQKEVLEKAMLLFWERGYYHTSVQDLVDHLGISRSSLYDTYGGKKQLYYSAFELYCRSNRAGLVEFLRTQDDVRSGLRMAFKHLVSDDFEDPACKGCFIVNTSTELLPLDDKLKQEVAAHKEAMESILHDFLQKGVEAGQISRDKDLLTLARVIYVTMTGLRVLGKTRPEPEDTMAAVDAVMMLLDD, from the coding sequence ATGCCGAAAGCGAGATTATTCGACCAGAAAGAAGTCCTCGAAAAAGCCATGCTGCTTTTTTGGGAACGGGGGTATTACCATACTTCGGTGCAGGACCTAGTGGATCACCTGGGTATCAGCCGTTCCAGTCTTTACGATACCTACGGCGGGAAAAAGCAGCTCTACTACAGTGCGTTCGAACTATACTGCCGCTCCAACAGAGCGGGGCTGGTGGAATTTTTACGTACCCAGGACGACGTTCGAAGCGGCTTACGCATGGCCTTTAAGCACCTTGTGTCCGATGATTTTGAGGATCCTGCCTGCAAAGGGTGTTTCATCGTTAACACGTCGACTGAGTTATTGCCGCTTGATGATAAGCTGAAGCAGGAAGTTGCGGCCCATAAAGAAGCCATGGAATCAATCTTGCACGATTTCTTGCAGAAGGGTGTAGAAGCCGGCCAGATTTCTAGAGATAAAGATCTGTTAACCCTCGCACGCGTCATCTATGTCACCATGACAGGGCTCCGTGTGCTTGGGAAAACAAGACCTGAACCTGAAGACACAATGGCTGCAGTCGATGCGGTTATGATGCTTCTGGATGATTAA